From the Hevea brasiliensis isolate MT/VB/25A 57/8 chromosome 15, ASM3005281v1, whole genome shotgun sequence genome, one window contains:
- the LOC110632246 gene encoding gibberellic acid methyltransferase 2-like — translation MQMDSSQEHSSSCIMKETGGGLQRVLCMQGGDDDSSYAKNSEAPASAISLCRPLLLTAIQSMKVFFRNKEEAQSLRIADLGCATGYNTLATIDMVVDALRQQYMSQCGFEPEFEAFFSDLPSNDFNSLFRSLSNPGILSDKKTKQYYAAGVPGSFYARLFPRGKLHVAVSLSALHWLSQIPDAVLDKRSAAWNKGRVWIDGAKKEVVEAYAKQSEKDLEDFLSCRKEEIVQGGMLFLLMGGRPASQQPKNQLGDPDSRAKHPFTTSLDQAWQDLINEGLVDEETRDGFNIPAYMRSTEEVERAIKRCGGFEIERMEYRSMEEHSQEKQKQWMRDPISYGRAKANLVRATLGPFAEAHLGPYLSHQLFIRFQNRVSSDIALLHKTCFYGVVVVCAIRT, via the exons ATGCAGATGGATTCATCCCAAGAGCATTCCAGTAGCTGCATTATGAAGGAGACAGGAGGAGGCCTTCAAAGAGTACTGTGTATGCAAGGTGGAGACGACGATAGTAGCTATGCAAAGAATTCAGAAGCGCCTGCATCTGCAATCAGCTTATGTAGACCTTTGCTATTAACAGCTATTCAATCCATGAAAGTTTTCTTCAGGAACAAGGAGGAAGCTCAGTCTCTAAGAATAGCCGACTTGGGTTGTGCAACCGGTTACAATACTTTAGCTACAATAGATATGGTTGTGGACGCCTTGAGACAACAATACATGAGCCAGTGTGGCTTCGAGCCTGAATTCGAGGCCTTCTTTTCTGATCTCCCTTCCAACGATTTCAATTCTTTGTTTAGATCATTGAGCAACCCTGGCATCTTATCTGACAAGAAAACTAAGCAGTATTATGCTGCTGGTGTACCTGGATCCTTTTATGCTCGTCTCTTTCCCAGAGGAAAGCTTCATGTCGCCGTTAGCTTGAGTGCCTTACACTGGCTTTCTCAG ATCCCAGATGCTGTTTTGGATAAGAGATCAGCAGCCTGGAACAAAGGAAGAGTGTGGATTGATGGAGCAAAGAAGGAAGTAGTGGAAGCATATGCGAAGCAATCTGAGAAAGACTTGGAGGACTTTTTGAGTTGCAGGAAAGAAGAAATAGTTCAGGGAGGAATGCTGTTTTTGCTGATGGGAGGGAGGCCTGCGTCGCAGCAGCCCAAGAACCAGTTAGGTGATCCAGACTCAAGAGCCAAGCATCCTTTCACCACTTCCTTGGATCAAGCTTGGCAGGACCTAATAAACGAG GGCTTGGTCGATGAGGAGACGAGAGACGGATTCAACATTCCGGCATACATGAGAAGCACGGAGGAGGTGGAGAGGGCAATAAAAAGATGCGGTGGGTTTGAGATAGAAAGAATGGAATATAGGAGTATGGAGGAGCATTCACAGGAGAAGCAAAAGCAATGGATGAGGGATCCCATTTCCTATGGTAGAGCCAAAGCCAACTTAGTACGTGCCACCCTCGGACCCTTTGCTGAGGCCCACCTGGGTCCCTATCTTTCTCACCAACTCTTCATTCGCTTCCAAAATCGGGTCTCCTCTGATATTGCTCTTCTCCATAAAACCTGTTTCTATGGTGTTGTTGTTGTGTGTGCTATCCGAACGTGA